Proteins encoded in a region of the Planococcus shixiaomingii genome:
- the prfA gene encoding peptide chain release factor 1, giving the protein MFDRLQAVEDRYDRLNELLSDPTIVSDTNKLREYSKEQSDLQETVEAYREYKELTSQLNDAKAMFDDKLDADMREMVKEEVNELETQLTQVEARLHILLVPKDPNDDKNVIMEVRGAAGGDEAALFAGDLYRMYSRYAESNGWKVTIMDSNPTGLGGFKELVFMITGKGAYSKLKYENGAHRVQRVPETESGGRIHTSTATVACLPEVEEVEVEIHDNDIRVDTYASSGAGGQSVNTTMSAVRLTHIPTNTVVTCQDEKSQIKNKASAMKVLRARVYDKFQQEAQAEYDAVRKSAVGTGDRSERIRTYNFPQNRVTDHRIGLTIQKLDQILQGKMDEIIEALVVEEQSAKMESLNND; this is encoded by the coding sequence ATGTTTGATCGATTACAAGCAGTTGAAGATCGTTACGACCGTTTGAATGAATTGTTGAGCGATCCTACGATTGTCAGCGATACTAATAAATTACGCGAGTATTCCAAGGAACAATCCGATTTGCAGGAAACGGTGGAAGCTTACCGGGAATATAAAGAATTGACTTCCCAGTTGAACGATGCAAAAGCGATGTTTGATGATAAGCTGGACGCGGATATGAGGGAAATGGTAAAAGAAGAAGTGAACGAACTTGAAACACAATTAACTCAAGTAGAAGCGCGTCTTCATATTTTATTAGTACCGAAAGATCCGAATGACGATAAAAACGTCATTATGGAAGTACGCGGTGCAGCAGGTGGAGATGAAGCGGCATTGTTTGCCGGCGATCTTTACCGCATGTATAGCCGTTATGCAGAATCGAATGGCTGGAAAGTTACGATTATGGATTCAAACCCAACCGGCCTTGGTGGTTTTAAAGAATTGGTCTTCATGATAACCGGTAAAGGCGCATATTCAAAGCTGAAATACGAAAACGGCGCACACCGTGTTCAACGGGTACCGGAAACTGAATCGGGCGGCCGAATCCATACGTCTACTGCAACGGTTGCTTGTTTGCCTGAAGTGGAAGAAGTTGAAGTGGAAATTCACGACAATGACATCCGCGTCGATACGTACGCATCATCTGGAGCCGGTGGGCAATCGGTTAACACGACAATGTCAGCTGTCCGCTTGACGCACATACCGACCAACACGGTCGTAACATGCCAGGACGAAAAATCCCAGATCAAAAACAAAGCGAGCGCGATGAAGGTATTGCGTGCTCGTGTCTACGATAAGTTCCAGCAAGAAGCGCAAGCTGAGTACGATGCAGTAAGAAAATCTGCAGTAGGTACAGGCGACCGTTCTGAACGGATCCGGACGTATAATTTCCCGCAAAACCGTGTTACCGATCACCGCATTGGCTTGACGATCCAAAAACTGGATCAAATACTACAAGGCAAGATGGATGAAATCATCGAAGCGCTTGTAGTGGAAGAACAATCAGCGAAGATGGAAAGCTTGAACAATGACTAA
- a CDS encoding response regulator, producing the protein MKTILIVDDQPGIRLLLDEVFSLEGFHTITAGNGKEALRKAEEAQPDMVLLDMKMPGMDGIEILKRLKKAQKDLKVMMMTAYGELDLIEESITCGAVRYFTKPFDVFEVRDAVKCLLED; encoded by the coding sequence ATGAAAACAATATTGATTGTAGATGATCAGCCGGGTATCCGGCTTTTATTGGATGAAGTTTTTTCGTTGGAAGGTTTTCACACTATTACAGCGGGGAACGGAAAAGAGGCGCTCCGAAAAGCTGAAGAAGCCCAGCCCGACATGGTTCTTCTGGATATGAAAATGCCCGGGATGGATGGCATTGAAATCTTGAAAAGGCTGAAAAAAGCGCAGAAAGATTTGAAAGTCATGATGATGACGGCCTATGGCGAATTGGATTTAATTGAGGAATCGATCACATGCGGAGCGGTCCGCTATTTTACTAAACCATTCGATGTTTTTGAAGTTCGGGACGCTGTAAAGTGTTTATTGGAAGACTGA
- a CDS encoding thymidine kinase, translating to MYVMKQSGWVELICGSMFSGKSEELIRRVRRSQFAKQKIAVFKPKIDNRYSKEAVVSHNGTTVIAMPIEHSSEIWKYVNDEYDVIAIDEAQFFDEQVIENVQKLADHGFRVIVAGLDQDFRGQPFGPMPVLLSIAEQVTKLQAVCTVCGSPASRTQRLIDGKPAGSDDPTILVGASEAYEPRCRHHHEVPAGVTVSY from the coding sequence ATGTACGTCATGAAACAATCCGGATGGGTGGAATTGATCTGCGGCAGCATGTTTTCGGGAAAATCGGAAGAGCTGATTCGCCGTGTTCGCCGTTCACAGTTTGCTAAACAAAAAATTGCGGTATTTAAACCGAAAATCGATAATCGATACAGCAAAGAAGCAGTCGTTTCACATAATGGCACAACAGTCATTGCTATGCCGATTGAACACTCTTCGGAAATATGGAAGTATGTAAACGATGAATATGATGTCATCGCTATCGATGAAGCACAGTTTTTCGATGAACAAGTGATTGAAAATGTTCAAAAGTTAGCAGATCACGGGTTTCGTGTGATTGTTGCAGGCCTCGACCAAGACTTCCGCGGACAGCCATTTGGGCCTATGCCGGTTTTACTGTCGATTGCTGAACAAGTGACAAAACTGCAAGCGGTTTGCACGGTGTGCGGATCTCCTGCTAGCCGCACACAGCGTTTGATTGATGGAAAACCAGCAGGATCGGATGACCCGACTATTTTGGTAGGCGCTTCGGAAGCCTATGAGCCGCGCTGCCGCCATCACCATGAAGTGCCAGCGGGTGTCACCGTTTCTTATTAA
- a CDS encoding UDP-N-acetylglucosamine 1-carboxyvinyltransferase → MDVYKIKGGNRLLGTIKVNGAKNSAVALIPASILANSPVEIEGLPEISDVWTLKNILEEIGGEVTFEDGNMSIDPSNMIDMPLPNGNVKKLRASYYMMGAMLGRFKHAAIGLPGGCFLGPRPIDQHIKGFEALGAKVTNEHGAIYLRADELRGAKIYLDVVSVGATINIMLAAVLAKGQTVIENAAKEPEIIDVATLLTNMGAKIKGAGTNIIRIDGVEELHGTKHTIIPDRIEAGTFMIMAAAAGDGITIDNVIPFHMEALTAKLREMGVDVQEGEESIHIPKSTGLKAIDVKTLVYPGFATDLQQPFSVLMTQAEGSSMITDTIYSARFKHVDELRRMNASGRVEGRAAIITGPTPLTAATVVASDLRAGAALVIAGLLAEGETEIREIYHIERGYSSIIEKLQGLGADIRRETVDPVASSSSKPSQDAN, encoded by the coding sequence ATGGATGTATATAAAATAAAAGGCGGCAACCGCTTATTAGGCACCATAAAAGTAAATGGGGCAAAAAACAGTGCAGTGGCATTGATTCCTGCGTCGATATTGGCTAATTCCCCTGTAGAAATAGAGGGTTTACCGGAAATTTCCGACGTTTGGACACTCAAGAATATACTGGAAGAAATTGGCGGAGAAGTGACGTTCGAAGACGGAAACATGAGCATCGATCCGTCTAATATGATCGATATGCCTTTGCCAAATGGCAATGTAAAAAAACTTCGCGCTTCTTATTACATGATGGGAGCTATGCTTGGCCGTTTCAAACATGCGGCAATCGGGCTTCCTGGAGGCTGTTTCCTTGGCCCGCGACCAATCGATCAGCATATTAAAGGATTCGAGGCGCTCGGAGCAAAAGTGACGAACGAACACGGAGCCATCTATTTGCGTGCCGATGAACTGCGCGGCGCAAAGATTTACCTGGATGTTGTCAGTGTGGGCGCTACAATCAATATTATGCTTGCGGCTGTACTGGCTAAAGGGCAAACTGTCATTGAAAACGCCGCAAAAGAACCTGAGATTATTGATGTCGCTACACTTCTTACAAATATGGGCGCAAAAATCAAAGGGGCGGGTACGAATATCATCCGCATCGACGGTGTTGAAGAATTGCATGGAACAAAACATACAATTATTCCAGACCGGATTGAAGCAGGCACATTTATGATCATGGCTGCAGCAGCAGGCGATGGAATTACCATCGATAACGTTATTCCATTCCATATGGAAGCTTTAACGGCAAAATTGCGTGAAATGGGCGTTGATGTTCAAGAAGGCGAAGAATCCATTCATATTCCGAAGTCGACAGGGTTGAAGGCAATTGATGTGAAAACGCTCGTCTATCCAGGTTTTGCTACGGACTTGCAGCAGCCATTTTCTGTCTTGATGACGCAAGCGGAAGGGTCTTCTATGATTACTGATACCATTTACTCAGCGCGTTTTAAACACGTAGACGAATTGCGCCGCATGAACGCCAGCGGACGGGTAGAAGGAAGAGCAGCAATTATCACTGGACCAACACCGCTTACAGCAGCTACTGTTGTAGCGTCTGATTTACGGGCCGGAGCTGCACTTGTCATTGCAGGTTTGCTGGCAGAAGGCGAAACTGAAATTCGTGAAATTTATCATATTGAACGGGGATATTCCTCGATCATTGAAAAGCTGCAGGGACTAGGCGCGGATATCCGCAGAGAGACTGTTGACCCTGTAGCGAGTTCAAGTTCAAAGCCGTCGCAAGACGCAAATTAA
- a CDS encoding CTP synthase: MTKYIFVTGGVVSSLGKGITAASLGRLLKNRGLSVTIQKFDPYINIDPGTMSPYQHGEVFVTEDGAETDLDLGHYERFIDINLNKYSNVTTGKVYSTVIQKERRGDYLGGTVQVIPHITNEIKDRLLRAAKTAKADVVITEIGGTVGDIESLPFLEAIRQMRSDLGREQVMYIHCTLIPYLGAAKEMKTKPTQHSVKELRSLGIQPNLIVVRTEHEVPQDMKDKIALFCDIKSEEVIESRDVEVIYEMPLRLKEQNMDQIVLDHFGIEAPEADMTELTALVAKVKSLSKTVRIGLVGKYVELQDAYISVVEALKHAGFAHDAEIEVDWINAEHVNAENAAEILGNVDGILVPGGFGDRGVEGKIVASQYARENNVPFFGICLGMQLASVEFARNIMGMEDAHSSELNAKTPYAIIDLLPEQKDIEDLGGTLRLGLYPAKLEKGSKAHEAYGEEVVYERHRHRYEFNNEFREQFEAAGFKFSGTSPDGRLVEIIELADHPWFLACQFHPEFVSRPNRPQPLFREFVRASLENK; this comes from the coding sequence ATGACAAAGTATATTTTTGTAACCGGTGGCGTAGTTTCGTCGCTTGGTAAAGGCATCACTGCTGCGTCTTTAGGGCGTTTATTGAAAAATAGAGGATTAAGTGTAACGATTCAAAAGTTTGATCCATACATCAACATCGATCCGGGCACGATGAGCCCTTATCAGCACGGGGAAGTTTTCGTAACAGAAGATGGCGCGGAAACGGATTTGGATCTTGGGCATTACGAGCGCTTTATCGACATCAATTTAAACAAATATTCGAATGTGACGACTGGAAAAGTCTATTCGACGGTTATCCAAAAAGAACGCCGCGGCGATTATTTGGGCGGAACGGTCCAAGTTATCCCGCATATCACAAACGAAATTAAAGACCGTTTACTGCGCGCTGCGAAAACAGCTAAAGCAGATGTGGTCATTACAGAAATCGGCGGTACAGTTGGTGACATCGAGTCATTGCCATTCCTGGAAGCAATCCGCCAAATGCGTTCAGACTTGGGACGTGAGCAAGTGATGTACATCCACTGTACATTGATTCCATACTTAGGCGCTGCCAAAGAAATGAAAACAAAACCGACACAGCACAGTGTTAAAGAATTGCGTAGCCTCGGTATTCAGCCAAACTTGATCGTTGTGCGCACGGAACACGAAGTGCCGCAAGACATGAAAGACAAAATCGCTTTGTTCTGCGACATCAAATCGGAAGAAGTAATCGAATCACGCGATGTTGAAGTGATTTACGAAATGCCGCTCCGTTTGAAAGAACAGAACATGGATCAAATCGTTCTTGACCATTTCGGCATCGAGGCTCCTGAAGCGGATATGACGGAATTAACAGCACTAGTCGCCAAAGTGAAATCTTTATCGAAAACAGTTCGTATTGGACTTGTCGGAAAATACGTGGAACTTCAAGATGCATACATTTCAGTTGTTGAAGCGTTGAAGCATGCTGGTTTTGCCCACGATGCTGAGATCGAAGTGGACTGGATCAATGCGGAACACGTCAATGCTGAAAATGCTGCTGAAATCTTAGGCAACGTCGATGGCATTTTAGTCCCAGGCGGCTTCGGGGATCGTGGCGTTGAAGGTAAAATTGTAGCTTCTCAATATGCGCGCGAAAACAATGTACCGTTCTTCGGGATTTGCCTTGGCATGCAATTGGCTTCAGTCGAATTTGCCCGCAACATCATGGGCATGGAAGACGCGCATTCATCTGAATTGAACGCGAAAACACCTTACGCAATCATCGATTTGTTGCCGGAACAAAAAGACATCGAAGATTTGGGCGGAACACTTCGCCTTGGCCTTTATCCTGCGAAGTTGGAAAAAGGTTCAAAAGCTCACGAAGCATACGGCGAAGAAGTGGTTTACGAACGCCACCGCCACCGCTATGAGTTCAACAACGAATTCCGCGAGCAATTCGAAGCGGCTGGATTTAAATTCTCGGGCACAAGCCCGGATGGCCGTTTAGTGGAAATCATCGAGCTTGCTGACCACCCGTGGTTCCTTGCTTGCCAGTTCCACCCTGAATTTGTCTCACGCCCGAACCGCCCACAACCGCTATTCCGCGAATTTGTGCGCGCGTCACTTGAGAATAAATAA
- the rpmE gene encoding 50S ribosomal protein L31, with product MKTGIHPEYKTATVTCSCGNSFQTGSVKENINVELCSECHPFYTGRQKFASADGRVDRFNKKYGIKEEINQ from the coding sequence ATGAAAACAGGTATTCATCCAGAGTACAAAACAGCTACAGTAACTTGCTCTTGCGGTAACTCATTCCAAACAGGTTCTGTAAAAGAAAACATCAACGTCGAGCTTTGCTCAGAATGTCATCCATTCTACACTGGACGCCAAAAATTTGCTTCTGCAGATGGCCGCGTAGACCGCTTCAACAAAAAGTACGGCATAAAAGAAGAAATCAATCAGTAA
- the rho gene encoding transcription termination factor Rho, whose protein sequence is MAIITISSLENMTLKELYTLAKEYKLTNYSKLTKKELIFAILKTRAEQEGFFFMEGVLEIIPSEGFGFLRPINYSPSSQDIYISASQIRRFDLRNGDKVSGKVRPPKENERYFGLLQVEAVNGEDPEVAKERVHFPGLTPLYPDRHIRLETTPKHLSTRIMDLVAPVGFGQRGLIVAPPKAGKTMLLKEIANSITTNHPEAELIVLLIDERPEEVTDIERSVDADVVSSTFDEVPENHVKVAELVLERAMRLVEHKRDVIILMDSITRLARAYNLVIPPSGRTLSGGIDPAAFHRPKRFFGAARNIEEGGSLTILATALVETGSRMDEVIYEEFKGTGNMELHLDRSLAERRIFPALDIRRSGTRKEELLIEKNQLDKLWAIRNTFSDSPDFGERFLKKLGQTKTNEDFFEQLNNEMKAHRNNKKMI, encoded by the coding sequence ATGGCTATAATAACAATTTCCTCTTTGGAAAACATGACGCTTAAAGAGCTTTATACTTTGGCAAAAGAATACAAACTGACGAATTACAGCAAATTGACGAAAAAAGAATTGATTTTTGCGATTTTGAAAACCCGTGCCGAACAGGAAGGTTTCTTCTTTATGGAAGGCGTTCTCGAAATCATTCCTTCTGAAGGCTTTGGATTTTTACGGCCGATCAATTATTCGCCAAGTTCACAGGACATCTACATTTCTGCTTCTCAAATCCGCCGATTCGATTTGAGAAATGGCGACAAAGTTTCCGGAAAAGTACGTCCTCCGAAAGAAAACGAACGGTATTTCGGTTTATTGCAAGTAGAAGCAGTGAACGGGGAAGATCCGGAAGTTGCGAAAGAACGCGTTCATTTCCCAGGGCTTACGCCGCTTTATCCGGACCGTCACATTCGTCTGGAGACTACACCGAAACATTTATCGACCCGGATTATGGATTTGGTGGCACCCGTTGGTTTTGGCCAGCGCGGCTTGATTGTTGCACCGCCAAAAGCGGGGAAAACGATGCTGTTAAAAGAAATTGCCAATTCAATCACTACAAATCATCCGGAAGCGGAACTAATTGTGTTATTGATCGATGAACGCCCGGAAGAAGTGACGGATATTGAACGTTCGGTCGATGCGGACGTAGTTTCCTCCACATTTGATGAAGTTCCGGAAAACCACGTAAAAGTGGCAGAGCTTGTTTTAGAGCGGGCCATGCGCCTTGTGGAGCACAAACGAGACGTCATTATCTTGATGGATTCCATTACGCGTTTGGCGCGAGCATATAATTTGGTTATTCCGCCAAGCGGGCGTACACTATCAGGAGGAATAGACCCAGCAGCATTCCACCGGCCGAAGCGCTTTTTCGGTGCTGCCCGAAACATTGAAGAAGGCGGCAGCTTAACGATTTTGGCGACAGCTTTAGTTGAAACGGGTTCACGGATGGATGAAGTGATTTATGAAGAGTTTAAAGGTACAGGCAATATGGAGCTGCATTTAGACCGCAGCCTGGCAGAACGCCGTATTTTCCCGGCGCTTGATATTCGACGCTCGGGAACACGCAAAGAAGAATTGCTTATCGAGAAAAACCAATTGGATAAATTGTGGGCGATCCGCAATACGTTCTCGGATTCACCGGATTTCGGAGAACGCTTCTTGAAAAAACTTGGCCAAACTAAAACAAACGAAGATTTTTTTGAGCAGTTGAACAATGAAATGAAGGCTCATCGAAACAACAAAAAGATGATTTAA
- the prmC gene encoding peptide chain release factor N(5)-glutamine methyltransferase: MTKNKFVYEALNGASSFLKDNGREEAVARILLQHELRLSHAGLLASMRDEINEETFNRFWENIKRHACGTPVQHLTGSEEFYGRTFLVNEHVLIPRPETEELVEETLRLIGQYLPDKNLKIADIGTGSGIIAITMKCEIPEAAVTATDISVEALQTAQENAKRLEADISFVQGDLTDPLKDEMWDVVLSNPPYIAYAEAPDLSDSVRDFEPHLALFADNEGLALYEKLAQQLPNMLKKPGIIGLEIGYAQGAAVEAMLKAAFPDAKVYVKKDINSNDRMVFCINS; this comes from the coding sequence ATGACTAAAAATAAATTCGTTTACGAGGCCCTTAATGGGGCTTCTTCTTTTTTAAAGGACAACGGCAGGGAAGAAGCGGTCGCACGCATTCTGCTTCAGCATGAACTCCGCTTGTCTCATGCAGGTCTTCTTGCGTCGATGCGGGATGAAATAAATGAAGAAACTTTCAATCGGTTCTGGGAAAATATTAAGCGCCATGCCTGTGGGACACCGGTTCAGCATTTAACGGGCAGCGAGGAGTTTTACGGCCGGACTTTCCTGGTCAATGAGCATGTGCTGATTCCCCGGCCGGAGACGGAAGAATTGGTGGAAGAAACTTTGCGATTGATTGGCCAGTATTTGCCGGATAAAAATCTTAAGATAGCCGATATCGGAACAGGCAGTGGCATCATTGCGATTACCATGAAATGCGAAATTCCGGAAGCGGCTGTGACGGCGACGGATATTTCTGTCGAAGCGCTGCAAACCGCTCAAGAAAATGCCAAGAGATTAGAAGCTGATATCAGCTTTGTGCAAGGCGATTTAACAGATCCATTGAAAGATGAAATGTGGGATGTGGTTTTATCCAACCCGCCATATATCGCTTATGCAGAAGCTCCTGATTTGTCGGACAGTGTCCGCGACTTTGAACCGCACTTAGCATTGTTTGCTGATAATGAAGGTCTTGCGTTATACGAAAAGCTAGCCCAGCAATTGCCGAATATGCTGAAAAAACCAGGAATTATCGGGTTGGAGATCGGTTATGCACAAGGGGCGGCAGTCGAAGCGATGCTAAAAGCTGCATTTCCGGATGCAAAGGTGTATGTTAAAAAAGATATCAACAGCAATGACCGAATGGTATTTTGTATAAATTCGTAG
- a CDS encoding class II fructose-bisphosphate aldolase has translation MALVSMKEMMIKGKKEGYAIGQFNLNNLEFTQAILQAAQEENSPVILGVSEGAARYMGGFTTVVHMVKGLMHDYKITVPVAIHLDHGSSFEKCKEAIDAGFTSVMIDASHHPFEENVEITKQVVEYAHKHNVSVEAELGTVGGQEDDIIADGVIYADPQECKQLVEQTGIDCLAPALGSVHGPYKGEPNLGFKEMEEISQLCDVPLVLHGGTGIPLKDIQRSVALGTAKINVNTESQIASAKAVREALAKDSEMYDPRKYMTPARDAIKATVIGKMREFGSSGKA, from the coding sequence GTGGCATTAGTTTCGATGAAAGAAATGATGATTAAAGGCAAAAAAGAAGGCTATGCAATTGGCCAATTTAACTTAAATAACCTTGAGTTTACTCAAGCGATTCTTCAAGCGGCACAAGAAGAGAATTCTCCAGTCATTTTAGGGGTGTCTGAAGGCGCTGCCCGTTATATGGGAGGATTCACCACTGTAGTACATATGGTGAAGGGCTTAATGCATGATTATAAGATTACCGTTCCCGTGGCTATCCATTTAGATCACGGATCAAGCTTCGAAAAATGTAAGGAAGCGATTGATGCTGGATTTACTTCAGTCATGATTGATGCTTCTCATCACCCATTTGAAGAAAACGTAGAAATTACCAAACAAGTTGTGGAATACGCGCACAAACATAATGTTTCTGTAGAAGCTGAACTGGGAACAGTCGGCGGACAAGAAGATGATATCATTGCGGATGGCGTGATCTACGCTGATCCTCAAGAATGTAAGCAATTAGTGGAACAAACAGGAATTGACTGCCTAGCTCCAGCTCTTGGTTCGGTTCATGGACCGTACAAAGGCGAGCCGAACTTAGGCTTTAAAGAAATGGAAGAAATTTCTCAGTTATGCGACGTGCCGCTTGTCTTGCACGGAGGAACTGGAATTCCATTAAAAGATATTCAACGTTCTGTTGCACTTGGAACAGCGAAAATCAACGTCAACACTGAAAGCCAAATCGCTTCTGCAAAAGCAGTCCGCGAAGCTTTAGCTAAAGACTCAGAGATGTACGATCCACGTAAATACATGACGCCAGCGCGCGATGCAATCAAAGCGACAGTCATCGGCAAAATGCGTGAATTCGGCAGCTCAGGCAAAGCGTAA
- the glpX gene encoding class II fructose-bisphosphatase codes for MERSLSMELVRITEAAAIASAKWMGRGLKNEADDAATTAMRTVFDTIPMRGVVVIGEGEMDEAPMLYIGEELGTGQGPEVDVAVDPLEGTNIVAAGGWNALAVLAIADRGNLLHAPDMYMDKIAVGPEAVGKIDINAPVIDNLRAVAKAKNKDIEDVVATILNRERHKGLIEEIRAAGARIKLISDGDVAGAINTAFEKTGVDILFGSGGAPEGVIAAVGLKCLGGELQGKLLPQTKEEEERCIKMGLDVNKVLLMDDLVKGDDAIFAATGVTDGELLRGVQLKGGFAESHTLVMRAKSGTVRFIEGRHSMQKKPNLVMNDIQ; via the coding sequence ATGGAACGAAGCTTATCAATGGAATTGGTGCGGATAACTGAAGCTGCTGCTATTGCATCGGCAAAATGGATGGGCCGCGGGCTCAAAAATGAAGCGGATGATGCAGCGACAACAGCTATGAGAACTGTATTTGATACCATTCCAATGCGCGGTGTAGTAGTAATTGGCGAAGGTGAAATGGATGAAGCGCCAATGCTTTATATCGGCGAAGAACTTGGTACCGGACAAGGTCCGGAAGTGGACGTAGCTGTAGATCCTCTTGAAGGCACCAATATTGTGGCGGCTGGCGGATGGAATGCCCTTGCAGTTCTGGCGATTGCAGACCGAGGCAACCTTTTGCATGCGCCGGATATGTACATGGATAAGATTGCGGTTGGTCCTGAAGCTGTCGGCAAAATTGACATCAACGCTCCAGTCATTGACAACCTTCGGGCAGTGGCAAAAGCGAAGAACAAAGATATTGAAGATGTAGTAGCAACTATTTTAAACCGCGAACGCCATAAAGGTTTGATCGAGGAAATCCGTGCAGCAGGAGCCCGCATTAAGTTAATTAGTGACGGGGATGTTGCAGGGGCGATCAATACAGCTTTTGAAAAAACAGGCGTTGACATTTTATTCGGCTCTGGCGGTGCTCCGGAAGGCGTAATCGCAGCAGTCGGCTTAAAATGTCTGGGCGGCGAGCTTCAAGGGAAATTGCTTCCGCAAACAAAAGAAGAAGAAGAACGGTGCATCAAAATGGGCTTGGATGTCAACAAAGTGTTGCTGATGGATGATCTTGTAAAAGGCGACGACGCAATCTTTGCGGCAACAGGCGTAACTGATGGCGAATTGCTGCGCGGTGTTCAGCTGAAAGGCGGCTTTGCCGAGAGCCATACATTGGTTATGCGGGCGAAGTCAGGAACAGTGCGTTTCATTGAAGGTCGCCACAGTATGCAGAAAAAACCTAATCTTGTAATGAATGATATACAATAA
- a CDS encoding DUF2529 family protein: MKILTTQLTGLFQRISQQEEAIEDTARLLAQAAVGEGTIFLAAFGEMKAVVSAAIDGAEPLPRVAEWHPESIITSADRIWILAKKDEGDELAGRLADAHMPVAMLTAETKETDMADAFISLKMDKGLLPTEDGGRMLVPHAMGALYVYHAVKMVIDEMLAE; this comes from the coding sequence ATGAAAATATTAACGACACAATTAACAGGCTTGTTTCAGCGGATTTCCCAACAAGAAGAAGCCATTGAAGATACCGCACGATTACTTGCTCAGGCAGCAGTTGGAGAAGGAACGATTTTTTTGGCAGCTTTCGGCGAGATGAAAGCCGTGGTTTCTGCAGCCATTGATGGAGCAGAACCGCTGCCGCGAGTTGCCGAATGGCATCCTGAAAGCATTATTACGAGCGCTGACCGTATTTGGATTTTGGCGAAAAAAGACGAAGGCGACGAACTTGCCGGCAGGCTTGCCGATGCCCATATGCCAGTAGCCATGCTAACGGCCGAAACAAAAGAAACCGATATGGCTGACGCTTTTATTTCGTTGAAAATGGATAAAGGGCTGCTTCCGACAGAAGACGGCGGGCGGATGCTTGTCCCTCATGCGATGGGTGCGCTTTATGTGTATCACGCCGTGAAAATGGTGATTGATGAAATGCTTGCTGAGTGA
- the fsa gene encoding fructose-6-phosphate aldolase translates to MKFFIDTANFDEIKEAHSWGILSGVTTNPSLVAKEKNVSFHDRLKEIAALVDGSISGEVIALDAEGMIKEGRELAALAPNITVKLPMTPDGLKACAVLAGEGKKVNVTLIFSANQALLAARAGAAYVSPFLGRLDDIGHNGMDLIATIAEIFAIHDIQSEIIAASIRHPQHVTDAALNGAHIGTMPFKVIKQLFHHPLTDKGIEAFLADWEKRSAE, encoded by the coding sequence ATGAAATTTTTTATTGATACAGCAAATTTTGACGAAATCAAAGAAGCCCATTCTTGGGGCATTCTTTCTGGTGTTACGACAAACCCTTCTCTAGTAGCGAAAGAAAAGAACGTATCATTCCATGATCGTTTGAAAGAAATTGCTGCTCTTGTAGACGGTTCCATCAGCGGGGAAGTTATTGCTCTTGATGCAGAAGGCATGATCAAAGAAGGACGTGAGTTGGCAGCACTGGCTCCAAACATCACGGTCAAATTGCCGATGACACCAGATGGCTTGAAAGCATGTGCAGTCTTAGCTGGCGAAGGCAAAAAAGTTAACGTGACGTTAATCTTCAGCGCAAACCAAGCGCTTTTAGCAGCACGCGCTGGCGCAGCATATGTATCTCCTTTCCTTGGCCGTCTAGATGATATTGGCCATAACGGAATGGATTTGATTGCGACAATTGCGGAAATTTTTGCTATCCACGATATTCAATCAGAAATCATCGCCGCTTCGATCCGCCATCCTCAACACGTTACAGACGCTGCGTTGAATGGTGCTCATATCGGCACAATGCCATTTAAAGTAATCAAACAATTATTCCATCACCCGTTAACTGACAAAGGAATTGAAGCATTCTTGGCCGACTGGGAAAAACGCTCTGCCGAGTAA